In a genomic window of Gigantopelta aegis isolate Gae_Host chromosome 9, Gae_host_genome, whole genome shotgun sequence:
- the LOC121381217 gene encoding general transcription factor IIH subunit 1-like, translated as MSKLSEEVLLIVNHVRQKKTDGTLYLMGERLAWMVQSKNTFSISHMYADIKAQKISPDSKDKVQLQIVMHDGSANTFHFNCSGGRSAQIRDRDSVKELLQQLLPKFKKKISSALEEKNRLLQENPELFQLYKDLVVSGVISPDEFWLSHTHRFTSGNKSTEGQVVGVSPAFLADIKPQTDGCNGLKYNLTADIIESIFKTYPMVRKKHAEYVPHEMTESEFWTRFFQSHYFHRDRTILGTKDIFTDCAKNDEKEMKDEIEKRISDPLLDLTRCADNSVDEGYRGINEDSRRSSNTTNQSIIRRFNHHSTMVLRACEAKSKPAADSSKSEESNGVTVLSNGQHSLPNGVVASTSKNDIKEPPQKKARIKEKLELEDLCTLKNEKVVNLRLGRIERYLHGPTPATISKYTTSEKVIEANQLVAEEIHKWVPDLSQVLLCGNAIGVLGELSPGGALMQGTTNQQLHQMVPQAVQDEVRQQYNALCELLRHFWSCFPVASKFLEEKVVKMRSTLEKFQLAKLNPLKDKLGQNHYHINLTGHMEDMLIAAYNKFDAWKAKKMTKR; from the exons ATGTCCAAGCTGTCCGAAGAAGTGCTGCTTATTGTCAACCATGTTCGACAGAAGAAGACCGACGGAACCTTGTACCTCATGGGAGAAAGGCTTGCATGGATGGTACAGAGCAAGaatacattttctattagtcACATGTATGCAGACATCAAAG CACAAAAGATTTCCCCTGACAGCAAAGATAAGGTTCAGCTTCAGATAGTGATGCATGATGGGAGTGCTAACACATTCCACTTCAACTGTTCTGGCGGGCGATCTGCGCAGATCCGCGACCGGGACAGTGTGAAGGAGCTGCTTCAACAGCTGCTGCCCAAGTTTAAGAAAAAGATCAGTAGTGCACTTGAAGAGAAAAATAG gcTACTACAAGAAAATCCAGAGCTTTTTCAGCTGTATAAAGATTTGGTTGTCAGTGGAGTTATTTCCCCTGATGAATTTTGGTTGTCTCACACTCAT AGGTTTACCAGTGGTAATAAGTCAACTGAGGGGCAGGTGGTCGGAGTATCTCCAGCATTTCTC gctGACATAAAACCTCAGACAGATGGGTGCAATGGGCTCAAGTATAACCTCACAGCTGACATCATTGaatctatatttaaaacatacccCATGG taagGAAGAAACATGCTGAGTATGTTCCCCATGAGATGACAGAAAGTGAATTCTGGACCCGATTCTTTCAGTCTCACTATTTCCACAGAGACAGAACTATTCTTGGTACCAAAGATATTTTTACAGATTGTGCCAAAAATGATGAAAAAG AAATGAAAGACGAGATTGAAAAACGAATTAGTGATCCTCTTCTGGATCTGACGAGGTGTGCAGATAACTCTGTTGATGAG GGATACCGTGGAATCAATGAGGACAGTAGAAGAAGTAGCAATACAACTAACCAGTCGATAATTCGCAGATTCAACCACCACTCTACAATGGTCTTGAGAGCGTGTGAAGCTAAGTCAAAACCTGCAGCAGATAGTAGTAAGAGTGAAGAATCAAATGGGGTTACTGTATTGAGCAACGGGCAGCACTCATTACCCAATGGAGTTGTGGCGTCCACAAGTAAAAATGATATTAAAGAACCTCCACAGAAAAag GCAAGAATAAAAGAGAAACTGGAACTTGAGGATTTGTGTACCCTGAAAAACGAGAAGGTTGTCAACCTCCGTCTGGGCAGGATAGAGCGATACCTACATGGGCCCACCCCGGCAACCATTTCCAAGTACACGACCAGCGAGAAAGTCATAGAGGCTAATCAGTTGGTGGCTGAAGAAATACACAAATGGGTTCCAGACCTCTCTCAG GTATTGTTATGCGGGAACGCCATTGGTGTTTTGGGAGAGCTCTCACCTGGGGGAGCTCTTATGCAGGGCACAACTAATCAACAGTTACACC AAATGGTGCCTCAGGCCGTCCAGGATGAGGTTCGGCAGCAGTACAACGCGCTGTGCGAACTGCTCAGACACTTCTGGTCATGTTTTCCCGTCGCGTCCAAATTTTTAGAAGAAAAG GTAGTTAAGATGAGATCAACATTAGAAAAATTTCAACTTGCAAAATTAAATCCGTTGAAAGATAAGCTGGGTCAAAATCACTATCACATAAAT CTGACAGGACACATGGAAGACATGCTAATTGCTGCCTACAATAAATTTGATGCCTGGAAAGCCAAGAAGATGACGAAAAGATGA